The following proteins come from a genomic window of Kitasatospora sp. NBC_01246:
- a CDS encoding M3 family metallopeptidase, which translates to MTENPFFKPSTLVYELPPFAEIREEHYLPAFERGMVEQLAEIAEIAANPEPPTFDNTLIALERSGALLKRVRAVFDNQVSSDTTPGVDRLDTEISPRLAAHRDAIHLDAALFARIEELHGRRDGLGLDAESRRLLERRHTAFVRAGARLGAADQRRLRGLNAELAAGASAFRRNVSADSKARALVLDSAAELAGLSPDAIAGAAANARALGHEGKYVLNLKNFSNQTELAFLTDRSVRERLLAASLGRAADANGPLAIRMSALRAERARLLGYDTHAAHVVADETAGTVEAVDALLTRLVPPAVANARREAVELAAAAAVDGVEEIAAHDWAYYSELVRQSSYQVDAAALRPYLELERVLRDGVFFAANLAYGVTFTERPDLPAYHPDVRVFEVFEEDGGSLGLFLADFHARASKRGGAWMDELVTQSRLLGRRPVVMNNLNVPRPAPGEPVLLSWDEVRTLFHEFGHALHGLFSDVRYPYFAGTDVPRDFVEFPSQVNEMWMVRPEVLANYAKHHVTGEPLPAELVERMAAADGFGQGFRTVEYLAAALLDLAWHTVAPGQEIADAEEFEAQALAKAGLAVAAIPPRYRTAYFSHIFAGGYSAGYYAYIWSEVLDAETVDWFEGNGRGVRESGEVFRRELLSRGDSRDPLDSFRAVVGRDPRTGPLLARRGLA; encoded by the coding sequence ATGACCGAGAACCCGTTCTTCAAGCCCAGCACCCTGGTCTACGAACTGCCTCCCTTCGCCGAGATCCGGGAAGAGCACTACCTGCCCGCGTTCGAGCGCGGGATGGTCGAGCAGCTCGCCGAGATCGCCGAGATCGCCGCCAATCCGGAGCCGCCGACCTTCGACAACACCCTGATCGCGCTGGAGCGCTCGGGTGCGCTGCTGAAGCGGGTCCGGGCGGTCTTCGACAACCAGGTCTCCTCGGACACCACCCCGGGCGTGGACCGGCTGGACACCGAGATCAGCCCGAGGCTGGCGGCCCACCGGGACGCGATCCACCTGGACGCCGCGCTGTTCGCCCGGATCGAGGAGCTGCACGGGCGACGGGACGGGCTCGGCCTGGACGCGGAGTCGCGGCGGCTGCTGGAGCGGCGGCACACCGCCTTCGTCCGGGCCGGCGCCCGGCTCGGCGCCGCCGACCAGCGGCGGCTGCGCGGGCTGAACGCCGAACTGGCCGCCGGCGCCTCGGCGTTCCGCCGCAACGTGTCGGCGGACTCGAAGGCGCGGGCCCTGGTGCTGGACTCCGCGGCCGAGCTGGCCGGGCTCTCGCCGGACGCGATCGCCGGCGCGGCCGCGAACGCCCGGGCGCTCGGCCACGAGGGCAAGTACGTGCTGAACCTGAAGAACTTCTCCAACCAGACCGAGCTGGCCTTCCTCACCGACCGCTCGGTGCGCGAACGCCTGCTGGCGGCCTCGCTGGGCCGGGCGGCCGACGCCAACGGCCCGCTGGCGATCCGGATGTCCGCGCTGCGCGCCGAGCGGGCCCGGCTGCTGGGGTACGACACGCACGCGGCCCACGTGGTGGCGGACGAGACGGCCGGCACCGTCGAGGCGGTCGACGCGCTGCTGACCCGGCTGGTGCCGCCGGCGGTGGCCAACGCGCGGCGGGAGGCGGTCGAGCTGGCCGCGGCGGCGGCCGTCGACGGCGTCGAGGAGATCGCCGCGCACGACTGGGCGTACTACTCGGAGCTGGTCCGGCAGTCCTCCTACCAGGTGGACGCGGCCGCGCTGCGCCCGTACCTGGAGCTGGAGCGGGTGCTGCGCGACGGGGTCTTCTTCGCCGCGAACCTGGCCTACGGGGTGACCTTCACCGAGCGGCCGGACCTCCCGGCGTACCACCCGGACGTGCGGGTCTTCGAGGTGTTCGAGGAGGACGGCGGCTCGCTCGGCCTCTTCCTCGCGGACTTCCACGCCCGGGCGTCCAAGCGCGGCGGCGCCTGGATGGACGAACTGGTCACCCAGTCGCGGCTGCTGGGCCGGCGGCCGGTGGTGATGAACAACCTGAACGTGCCCCGCCCGGCCCCGGGCGAGCCGGTGCTGCTCTCCTGGGACGAGGTGCGCACGCTGTTCCACGAGTTCGGCCACGCGCTGCATGGGCTCTTCTCGGACGTGCGCTACCCGTACTTCGCCGGGACGGACGTGCCGCGGGACTTCGTGGAGTTCCCCTCGCAGGTCAACGAGATGTGGATGGTCCGGCCCGAGGTGCTGGCCAACTACGCGAAGCACCACGTGACCGGCGAGCCGCTGCCGGCCGAGCTGGTCGAGCGGATGGCGGCGGCCGACGGCTTCGGGCAGGGGTTCCGGACCGTGGAGTACCTGGCGGCGGCCCTGCTGGACCTGGCCTGGCACACCGTGGCGCCGGGCCAGGAGATCGCGGACGCCGAGGAGTTCGAGGCGCAGGCGCTGGCGAAGGCCGGGCTCGCGGTGGCGGCGATCCCGCCGCGCTACCGGACGGCGTACTTCTCGCACATCTTCGCCGGCGGGTACAGCGCGGGGTACTACGCGTACATCTGGTCCGAGGTGCTGGACGCGGAGACGGTGGACTGGTTCGAGGGGAACGGCCGGGGGGTGCGGGAGAGCGGCGAGGTGTTCCGCCGGGAGCTGCTCTCGCGCGGGGACAGCCGGGACCCGCTGGACTCCTTCCGGGCGGTGGTCGGGCGTGACCCGAGGACCGGGCCGCTGCTGGCCCGCCGCGGTCTGGCCTGA
- a CDS encoding cellulase family glycosylhydrolase — MRLRRTAVALLLAATAALAAPTPALAASPDASRSPAPFRAGFPTGTATAPDGTTDLTDATGRRLRLRGFNLDKYAEATEQDIATLAAQGFTLVRVAVSWTRLEPVRGHLDPTELHRVQRVLDWADRYGVLALVDFHQDVYGPKFGGGDRGVPLWATRDDGLPFTPDPDDWFAGYFQPAVQAAFRHLYDDPDLRAWQADFYTRLARELRGHPSLLGYDLFNEPFGPVDGDPTDPAVLAASSAALEQGRLADMYRRLIRAVRRVDSRAWLFVEPTVLVGQGVPTRLPGFGDPRPGAPRLGYAPHFYDTAVEGGADWDPSGGFVENYTAAITAYPAAHRLPVLVGEWGPPDARTPGNSQLVRRQVAAMDGFAAGWTMWYWCRGNGGYCAFDPAGRPAPGDEPVFGPYPAAVAGTAVRTGAAAGGHVVRWNADGSGRTTDLVLPAATFPAGARITVTPAARVEVDQPAGGRAGTARIRLPHTRPGTPVTVTVTPR, encoded by the coding sequence ATGCGCTTGCGCCGCACCGCCGTTGCCCTCCTACTCGCCGCCACCGCCGCCCTGGCCGCCCCCACCCCCGCCCTGGCCGCGTCGCCGGACGCCTCCCGGTCACCGGCCCCGTTCCGGGCCGGGTTCCCCACCGGCACCGCCACCGCGCCGGACGGCACCACCGACCTCACCGACGCCACCGGCCGCCGGCTGCGGCTCCGCGGCTTCAACCTCGACAAGTACGCCGAGGCCACCGAACAGGACATCGCGACCCTGGCCGCCCAGGGCTTCACCCTGGTCCGGGTGGCCGTCTCCTGGACCAGGCTGGAGCCCGTCCGCGGGCACCTCGACCCGACCGAACTGCACCGCGTGCAGCGGGTGCTGGACTGGGCCGACCGCTACGGCGTGCTGGCCCTGGTCGACTTCCACCAGGACGTCTACGGGCCCAAGTTCGGCGGCGGGGACCGCGGCGTCCCGCTCTGGGCCACCCGCGACGACGGCCTGCCGTTCACCCCGGACCCGGACGACTGGTTCGCCGGCTACTTCCAGCCCGCCGTCCAGGCGGCCTTCCGCCACCTCTACGACGACCCCGACCTGCGCGCCTGGCAGGCCGACTTCTACACCCGGCTGGCCCGCGAACTGCGCGGCCACCCCTCGCTGCTGGGCTACGACCTGTTCAACGAGCCGTTCGGCCCGGTGGACGGCGACCCGACCGACCCGGCCGTGCTCGCCGCCTCCTCCGCCGCCCTCGAACAGGGCCGGCTCGCCGACATGTACCGCCGGCTGATCCGGGCCGTGCGCCGCGTGGACTCCCGCGCCTGGCTGTTCGTCGAGCCGACGGTACTGGTCGGCCAGGGCGTCCCCACCCGGCTGCCCGGCTTCGGCGACCCGCGCCCCGGCGCGCCCCGGCTCGGCTACGCGCCGCACTTCTACGACACCGCGGTCGAGGGCGGCGCCGACTGGGACCCCTCCGGCGGCTTCGTCGAGAACTACACCGCCGCGATCACCGCCTACCCCGCCGCCCACCGCCTGCCGGTCCTGGTCGGCGAGTGGGGCCCGCCGGACGCGCGGACCCCGGGCAACTCCCAGCTGGTCCGCCGTCAGGTCGCCGCCATGGACGGCTTCGCCGCCGGCTGGACGATGTGGTACTGGTGCCGGGGCAACGGCGGCTACTGCGCGTTCGATCCGGCCGGCCGCCCCGCCCCCGGCGACGAGCCGGTCTTCGGCCCCTACCCGGCGGCGGTCGCCGGGACGGCCGTGCGCACCGGCGCCGCGGCGGGCGGGCACGTGGTGCGCTGGAACGCCGACGGCAGCGGCCGGACCACCGACCTGGTGCTGCCCGCCGCCACCTTCCCGGCCGGTGCGCGGATCACCGTCACGCCGGCGGCCCGGGTCGAGGTCGACCAGCCGGCCGGCGGCCGGGCCGGCACCGCCCGGATCCGCCTGCCGCACACCCGCCCGGGCACCCCGGTCACGGTGACCGTCACGCCCCGCTGA
- a CDS encoding TetR family transcriptional regulator, protein MPPSDAPRREQLLNAADRVVQREGPGASMNAIAAEAGITKPILYRHFGDRNGLIRALTERHTSGLLAAVRAALSEPLERRDRVEHVLDTYLAGIEARPQVYRLLTHPEPGDPSGVGNALAPALRQIAEEITRAVQSQVDLGADRELLAEAWGRGITGMVLAAGDWWLESRPCSRTRMVQALADLLWGRLAAAADLPTAALPAPAQDPASS, encoded by the coding sequence ATGCCGCCCTCCGACGCACCCCGCCGGGAGCAGCTGCTCAACGCCGCCGACCGGGTGGTCCAGCGGGAGGGCCCGGGCGCCAGCATGAACGCCATCGCGGCCGAGGCCGGGATCACCAAGCCGATCCTCTACCGCCACTTCGGCGACCGGAACGGCCTGATCCGGGCACTGACCGAGCGCCACACCAGCGGCCTGCTGGCCGCCGTACGGGCCGCGCTGAGCGAACCGCTGGAGCGCCGCGACCGCGTCGAGCACGTGCTGGACACCTACCTCGCCGGGATCGAGGCCCGCCCGCAGGTCTACCGGCTGCTCACCCACCCCGAGCCCGGCGACCCGTCCGGCGTCGGCAACGCGCTCGCCCCGGCGCTGCGGCAGATCGCCGAGGAGATCACCCGGGCCGTGCAGAGCCAGGTGGACCTCGGGGCCGACCGGGAACTCCTCGCGGAGGCCTGGGGCCGGGGGATCACCGGCATGGTGCTGGCCGCCGGGGACTGGTGGCTGGAGTCCAGACCGTGCTCGCGCACCCGGATGGTGCAGGCGCTCGCCGACCTCCTCTGGGGCCGGCTGGCCGCCGCCGCCGACCTGCCGACCGCCGCCCTGCCGGCCCCGGCGCAGGACCCGGCGTCGAGCTGA
- a CDS encoding acyl-CoA dehydrogenase family protein, producing MSTFSLDPGADQLAVRDWLHGFAADVMRPAAAEWDEREETPWPVIQEAAKLGIYSLDFYAQQYFDPSGVGIPIAMEELFWGDAGIGLSIVGTTLAAVAVLANGTDEQIGTWAPQMFGTPDDLKVAAFCSSEPDAGSDVSALRTRAVYDEAKDEWVLNGTKTWATNGGIAAVHVVVAAVDPALGARGQASFVVPPGTPGLSQGQKFKKHGIRASHTAEVVLDGVRLPGHCLLGGKEKLDERLARAREGAKRGGGRGNAAMATFEASRPAVGAQAIGIARAAYEVALDYAKTRVQFGRPIIDNQGVAFQLADMKTRIDAARLLVWRASWMAANNQPFTAAEGSMSKLYAGETAKWVTAQAMQILGGNGFTREYPVERMHRDSAIYSIFEGTSEIQRLVIARAISGMPIR from the coding sequence ATGAGCACGTTCTCGCTGGACCCGGGTGCGGACCAGCTCGCCGTACGCGACTGGCTGCACGGCTTCGCCGCCGACGTGATGCGCCCCGCCGCGGCCGAGTGGGACGAGCGCGAGGAGACCCCCTGGCCGGTCATCCAGGAGGCCGCCAAGCTGGGGATCTACTCCCTGGACTTCTACGCCCAGCAGTACTTCGACCCCTCCGGCGTCGGCATCCCGATCGCCATGGAGGAGCTGTTCTGGGGCGACGCGGGCATCGGCCTCTCGATCGTCGGCACCACGCTGGCCGCCGTCGCCGTGCTCGCCAACGGCACCGACGAGCAGATCGGCACCTGGGCGCCGCAGATGTTCGGCACCCCGGACGACCTCAAGGTGGCCGCCTTCTGCTCCTCCGAGCCGGACGCCGGCTCCGACGTGTCCGCGCTGCGCACCCGGGCCGTCTACGACGAGGCCAAGGACGAGTGGGTGCTGAACGGCACCAAGACCTGGGCGACCAACGGCGGGATCGCCGCCGTCCACGTGGTGGTGGCCGCCGTCGACCCGGCGCTCGGCGCGCGCGGCCAGGCCTCCTTCGTGGTGCCGCCGGGCACGCCCGGGCTGAGCCAGGGCCAGAAGTTCAAGAAGCACGGCATCCGCGCCTCGCACACCGCCGAGGTGGTCCTGGACGGCGTCCGACTGCCGGGGCACTGCCTGCTCGGTGGCAAGGAGAAGCTGGACGAGCGGCTGGCCCGGGCCCGCGAGGGGGCCAAGCGCGGCGGCGGCCGGGGCAACGCGGCGATGGCCACCTTCGAGGCCTCCCGGCCGGCCGTCGGGGCGCAGGCGATCGGCATCGCCCGCGCCGCGTACGAGGTGGCGCTGGACTACGCGAAGACCCGGGTGCAGTTCGGCCGCCCGATCATCGACAACCAGGGCGTGGCCTTCCAGCTGGCGGACATGAAGACCCGGATCGACGCCGCCCGGCTGCTGGTCTGGCGGGCCTCCTGGATGGCGGCGAACAACCAGCCGTTCACCGCCGCCGAGGGCTCGATGTCCAAGCTCTACGCGGGCGAGACCGCCAAGTGGGTCACCGCGCAGGCGATGCAGATCCTCGGTGGCAACGGCTTCACCCGCGAGTACCCGGTCGAGCGGATGCACCGGGACAGCGCGATCTACTCGATCTTCGAGGGCACCAGCGAGATCCAGCGGCTGGTGATCGCCCGGGCGATCTCGGGGATGCCGATCCGCTGA
- a CDS encoding enoyl-CoA hydratase/isomerase family protein, with the protein MDQPLLTRDRSPLPTHVDGLHAYTGEDGVAVLEFARPHRRNAVTLAIWQALPKVLLRLAEQPGLRALLVTGAGGTFSAGADIAELSGIYADPDRADDYHAVNVAAEEALADFPHPTVAVVHGACVGGGCQLAVACDLRFVAEDARLGITPAKLGVVYPAVPTLRLARLVGPSRAKYLLFSGELVTGRECLTLGLADRVLPGAELDAGALEFARLLTTRSSQTIGAVKAALAVPPERAAEALHPWERRSREAPDVREGLAAFLEGRPPRF; encoded by the coding sequence ATGGACCAGCCGCTGCTCACGCGGGACCGCTCCCCGCTGCCCACCCACGTCGACGGCCTCCACGCCTACACCGGCGAGGACGGCGTCGCGGTGCTGGAGTTCGCCCGGCCGCACCGGCGCAACGCCGTCACCCTGGCGATCTGGCAGGCCCTGCCGAAGGTCCTGCTCCGGCTCGCCGAGCAGCCCGGTCTGCGGGCCCTGCTGGTCACCGGCGCGGGCGGCACCTTCAGCGCCGGCGCCGACATCGCCGAACTGTCCGGGATCTACGCCGACCCGGACCGCGCCGACGACTACCACGCCGTCAACGTCGCGGCCGAGGAGGCGCTGGCGGACTTCCCGCATCCGACCGTCGCGGTGGTGCACGGCGCCTGCGTCGGCGGCGGCTGTCAGCTGGCCGTCGCCTGCGACCTGCGGTTCGTCGCCGAGGACGCCCGGCTGGGCATCACCCCGGCCAAGCTCGGGGTGGTCTACCCTGCGGTGCCGACCCTTCGGCTGGCCCGCCTGGTGGGCCCGTCGCGGGCCAAGTACCTGCTCTTCTCCGGCGAGCTGGTGACCGGCCGGGAGTGCCTCACGCTCGGTCTCGCCGACCGGGTCCTGCCGGGCGCCGAACTCGACGCCGGGGCGCTGGAGTTCGCCCGGCTGCTGACCACCCGCTCGTCGCAGACCATCGGCGCGGTCAAGGCCGCGCTGGCCGTCCCGCCGGAGCGGGCCGCCGAGGCGCTGCACCCCTGGGAGCGCCGCTCCCGGGAGGCCCCGGACGTCCGCGAGGGTCTCGCCGCCTTCCTGGAGGGCCGGCCGCCCCGGTTCTGA
- a CDS encoding TetR/AcrR family transcriptional regulator, translating into MAERSTTTGPEAVEAAADAALSLRERKKRQTARRIWHSAIALFAERGFDEVSVAEIAAAADVSKMTVFNYFPSKEDLVMSPMERHTGEAAEAVRDRAPGVSAVAALRAGFAAGLERFDPATGLSDDRFVLDVIRLIHRTPALTLRATTAWGRAANELLAAELLAQDPAGDRLRAQVAAAQLMSVRLALTNENHRRMLAGERAADVLPEALENARRSFDMAEHGLGDYGTRPA; encoded by the coding sequence ATGGCAGAGCGCAGCACGACCACCGGGCCCGAGGCAGTGGAGGCGGCCGCGGACGCGGCACTGAGCCTGCGCGAGCGCAAGAAGCGCCAGACGGCCCGTCGGATCTGGCACAGCGCGATCGCCCTCTTCGCCGAGCGCGGCTTCGACGAGGTGTCGGTCGCCGAGATCGCCGCCGCGGCCGACGTCTCGAAGATGACCGTCTTCAACTACTTCCCGTCCAAGGAAGACCTGGTCATGAGCCCGATGGAGCGGCACACCGGCGAGGCCGCCGAGGCGGTCCGCGACCGTGCCCCGGGCGTCTCGGCGGTGGCCGCGCTGCGCGCCGGGTTCGCGGCGGGCCTGGAGCGGTTCGACCCGGCCACCGGTCTGAGCGACGACCGCTTCGTGCTCGACGTGATCCGCCTGATCCACCGGACACCGGCACTGACCCTGCGCGCGACCACCGCGTGGGGCCGGGCGGCGAACGAGCTGCTCGCCGCCGAGCTGCTCGCCCAGGACCCGGCCGGCGACCGGCTCCGGGCCCAGGTCGCGGCCGCCCAGCTGATGAGCGTCCGGCTGGCGCTGACCAACGAGAACCACCGCCGGATGCTGGCCGGCGAACGGGCCGCCGACGTGCTGCCGGAGGCCCTGGAGAACGCCCGGCGCAGCTTCGACATGGCCGAGCACGGCCTCGGCGACTACGGCACCCGGCCCGCCTGA
- a CDS encoding MFS transporter, which yields MAATAPAAALMTEPQRKLGMLLCLITIVLAVLDMNIVSAATVPIVQDLDPVHGVDRLPWLVSAFALAATALLPLYGKLCDLYGAKRALLGAVGVFLLGSALCGAAQSMTELIAFRAVQGIGGGGLMSVTMVVMAQLKDPDDAKGGGGGVGGIVGGAGMAVGPLIGALLADHLDWRWIFYINLPLGLLVLVGSALVLKLPRSAGRRGLDFLGAALAAAFATGLLLVTEWGGKTYAWTSPEILGLAAATLAALGLFLWRQATAAEPVLPLSLFRIPEIRIGFAVQGLVGMGLMGAIMYVMLYLQVARGVAATSASLYLIPMALGMTAVGLAANRFAARGWSVRAILASGAACATVALLLLGLSGPDTSLWLVRAELVLLGLGLGQLIGRLITVVQEAAPAHQLGVATTGVRFFQTLGSALGAALFGTVLARVFDSGEPGTALGAVGRLTGAARTHAVHSFIGAVDVVFLSAAGVMALVLVLALRLRPRPVPEPVAQGQALAA from the coding sequence ATGGCCGCCACCGCGCCGGCAGCAGCTCTGATGACGGAGCCCCAGCGCAAGCTGGGCATGCTGCTCTGCCTGATCACGATCGTCCTGGCGGTGCTCGACATGAACATCGTGTCGGCCGCCACCGTGCCGATCGTCCAGGACCTCGACCCCGTCCACGGCGTCGACCGACTGCCCTGGCTGGTGAGTGCCTTCGCCCTGGCGGCGACGGCGCTGCTGCCGCTCTACGGCAAGCTCTGCGACCTCTACGGTGCCAAGCGGGCGCTGCTGGGGGCGGTCGGCGTCTTCCTGCTCGGCTCGGCGCTCTGCGGAGCGGCCCAGTCGATGACCGAGCTGATCGCCTTCCGGGCGGTCCAGGGCATCGGCGGCGGCGGGCTGATGAGCGTGACGATGGTGGTGATGGCGCAGCTCAAGGACCCGGACGACGCCAAGGGCGGCGGTGGCGGCGTCGGCGGCATCGTGGGCGGCGCGGGCATGGCCGTGGGCCCGCTGATCGGCGCGCTCCTGGCGGACCACCTCGACTGGCGCTGGATCTTCTACATCAACCTGCCGCTCGGCCTGCTCGTCCTGGTCGGCTCCGCGCTCGTGCTCAAGCTTCCGCGTTCGGCCGGCCGGCGCGGCCTGGACTTCCTGGGCGCCGCCCTGGCGGCCGCGTTCGCCACCGGGCTGCTGCTGGTGACCGAGTGGGGCGGCAAGACCTACGCCTGGACTTCGCCGGAGATCCTCGGTCTGGCCGCCGCCACCCTCGCGGCCCTCGGCCTCTTCCTGTGGCGCCAGGCCACCGCCGCCGAGCCGGTCCTGCCGCTCTCGCTGTTCCGCATCCCGGAGATCCGGATCGGCTTCGCGGTGCAGGGGCTGGTCGGAATGGGCCTGATGGGCGCGATCATGTACGTGATGCTGTACCTGCAGGTGGCCCGCGGGGTCGCCGCGACCTCCGCCAGCCTCTATCTGATCCCGATGGCGCTCGGCATGACGGCGGTCGGTCTCGCGGCCAACCGGTTCGCCGCACGGGGCTGGTCGGTCCGGGCGATCCTGGCCTCCGGCGCCGCCTGCGCCACGGTGGCCCTGCTGCTGCTCGGGCTGAGCGGCCCGGACACCTCGCTCTGGCTGGTGCGGGCCGAGCTCGTCCTGCTGGGCCTCGGCCTCGGCCAGTTGATCGGCCGCCTCATCACCGTCGTCCAGGAGGCCGCCCCGGCCCACCAACTGGGTGTCGCCACCACCGGTGTCCGGTTCTTCCAGACGCTCGGCAGCGCGCTGGGCGCCGCGCTCTTCGGCACCGTGCTGGCCCGGGTCTTCGACAGCGGCGAGCCCGGTACCGCGCTCGGTGCGGTGGGCCGGCTGACCGGCGCCGCCAGGACGCACGCGGTGCACAGCTTCATCGGCGCGGTGGACGTGGTGTTCCTCTCGGCGGCCGGGGTGATGGCGCTGGTCCTCGTCTTGGCCCTGCGGCTGCGGCCGCGCCCGGTGCCCGAGCCGGTGGCGCAGGGGCAGGCGCTGGCCGCCTGA
- a CDS encoding GNAT family N-acetyltransferase: MFAVPLADRAELRPLEPWQAAEFLTHMDRARDHMNPWITWAHRSTDLTSARATLQGYADRQAADAGRLYGIWLDGTLVGGTMFVSFDAVAGVAEIGVWTEPAGEGRGLVGAAVRHLVDYAFTTRGLHRLEWHTSPTNLRSRSLAQRLGMRLDGVLRESYLVNGVHQDSEIWSLLAHEWQPTG, encoded by the coding sequence ATGTTCGCCGTCCCGCTCGCCGACCGTGCCGAACTGCGCCCTCTGGAACCGTGGCAGGCCGCCGAGTTCCTGACCCACATGGACCGCGCCCGCGACCACATGAACCCGTGGATCACCTGGGCCCACCGCTCCACCGACCTGACGTCGGCCCGCGCCACCCTGCAGGGCTACGCCGACCGGCAGGCCGCCGACGCCGGCCGGCTCTACGGCATCTGGCTGGACGGCACGCTGGTCGGCGGCACGATGTTCGTCTCCTTCGACGCCGTCGCCGGGGTCGCCGAGATCGGCGTCTGGACGGAGCCCGCTGGCGAGGGCCGGGGCCTGGTCGGCGCCGCCGTCCGCCACCTGGTCGACTACGCGTTCACCACCCGCGGCCTGCACCGCCTGGAGTGGCACACCAGCCCGACCAACCTCCGCAGCCGCTCGCTCGCGCAGCGGCTGGGCATGCGGCTGGACGGTGTCCTGCGGGAGTCGTACCTGGTCAACGGCGTCCACCAGGACTCCGAGATCTGGTCGCTGCTCGCCCACGAGTGGCAGCCGACCGGCTGA
- a CDS encoding TetR/AcrR family transcriptional regulator — MTPARGDHEARREDVSEAVWRVLSSRGFEGLTLRAVAAEMGASTGLLTHYFPNKRALVAHALDVLDRRSQQRPRRTAPADGSPPPPAGLPRLRAALLDILPLDGAGTAGNRIWVGSWDVALADPELAAAHAARYGRARALLAESVAAAQRLGELPDGVDAGQLAAGAQAFALGLVVQALFAPAEFPPERQVALLDAYLAGLPGAAAGQG, encoded by the coding sequence ATGACACCAGCCCGGGGAGACCATGAAGCCCGCCGCGAGGACGTCTCCGAGGCGGTCTGGCGGGTGCTCTCCTCGCGCGGCTTCGAGGGGCTGACGCTGCGTGCGGTGGCCGCCGAAATGGGCGCCTCCACCGGTTTGTTGACGCACTACTTCCCCAACAAGCGGGCGCTCGTGGCACACGCCCTCGACGTACTGGACCGGCGTTCCCAGCAGCGGCCGCGCCGGACCGCCCCGGCGGACGGCAGCCCGCCGCCGCCCGCCGGACTGCCCAGGCTGCGGGCGGCTCTGCTCGACATCCTCCCGCTGGACGGGGCCGGCACGGCCGGCAACCGGATCTGGGTCGGCTCCTGGGACGTCGCGCTGGCCGACCCGGAGCTGGCCGCCGCGCACGCGGCCCGCTACGGGCGGGCGCGGGCGCTGCTGGCCGAGTCGGTGGCCGCCGCGCAGCGGCTGGGGGAGCTGCCGGACGGCGTGGACGCCGGGCAGCTCGCCGCGGGGGCGCAGGCCTTCGCGCTGGGGCTGGTGGTGCAGGCGCTGTTCGCCCCGGCGGAGTTCCCGCCCGAGCGGCAGGTGGCGCTGCTGGACGCCTATCTGGCGGGGCTGCCCGGAGCGGCCGCCGGCCAGGGTTGA
- a CDS encoding single-stranded DNA-binding protein codes for MNETQVTVIGNVATEVSCTRTADGVAVANFRLASTERRYDRLREAWVDGETQWVTVTAWRALAAHLIGSLSKGDPVVVSGRLRVREWMDGEARRSRVEIDARSVGHDLSRGTAVFTWGAASRAEPAEGREVSVGEAVPGWIADALQARRAAVDPPVAPLLAVAGVGARVDGRGTEGDALASSV; via the coding sequence GTGAACGAGACCCAGGTGACGGTCATCGGCAATGTCGCGACCGAGGTGAGCTGCACGCGGACGGCGGACGGGGTGGCGGTGGCCAACTTCCGGCTGGCGTCGACGGAGCGCCGGTACGACCGGCTGCGGGAGGCCTGGGTGGACGGCGAGACGCAGTGGGTGACGGTGACGGCCTGGCGGGCGCTGGCCGCTCACCTGATCGGCTCGCTGTCGAAGGGTGATCCGGTGGTGGTGAGCGGGCGGTTGAGGGTCCGGGAGTGGATGGACGGTGAGGCGCGGCGCAGCAGAGTCGAGATCGACGCCCGGTCGGTCGGGCACGACCTCAGTCGTGGCACCGCCGTCTTCACGTGGGGTGCGGCCTCGCGGGCGGAGCCGGCGGAGGGTCGGGAGGTGTCCGTGGGCGAGGCGGTACCGGGCTGGATCGCGGACGCACTGCAGGCGCGGAGGGCGGCCGTCGACCCGCCGGTGGCACCCCTGTTGGCGGTCGCCGGGGTCGGGGCGCGGGTGGACGGCAGGGGAACGGAGGGTGACGCCCTGGCTTCTTCGGTCTGA